Proteins encoded together in one Marinobacter sp. Arc7-DN-1 window:
- the istA gene encoding IS21 family transposase — translation MIHKIKALHDNGKGLSIRAISQELGLSRNTVRKYLRMEVDAISERFADPSRSKRLDDHRDYLVHLLQQFPKLSAVKIARKLQERVGELSASDRTIRRYVRVLKEEVASAQMRYYEPILDDVPGVQCQVDPGELRGVLIGGEERILHFVVFVLSFSRLMYVGLAFRPLDTQTFIQLHDEALRYFGGLPEECVYDQTKLVVINEQYRELTLNQRFHEYATTAGFRIHACEGYDPESKGKVEAGVKYVKQDCLYGEVFRDQEHVRQHVQDWLESVANVRIHGTTGEPPRERFERDEREHLEAYLSPACVQSVAHETRRADKTGLIAWKANKYSVPMAWQQARVGVLESGGQLHISDLNTGEVIASHALCADKGKVIKNTHHYRDHAQRVATLEGKINDLIGSDIGPRLCQQLKRSEPKIYKDQLVAARDLLKRHAPVDPALITTLAERPGMTATRLQSYLEAAQAAVLRERQPEPLSEPKETLDLSAYRHIGRSSGQGVTHEPA, via the coding sequence GTGATACACAAGATCAAGGCACTGCACGATAACGGCAAAGGGCTGTCGATCCGCGCCATCAGTCAGGAACTGGGGTTGTCCCGCAATACCGTTCGCAAGTACCTGCGGATGGAGGTGGATGCGATTTCAGAACGGTTTGCAGACCCCTCGCGGAGCAAGCGACTCGATGATCACCGGGATTATCTGGTGCATTTGCTCCAGCAGTTTCCCAAGCTCAGCGCCGTCAAGATTGCCCGCAAGCTGCAAGAGAGGGTTGGCGAGTTGTCGGCCTCGGATCGCACCATCCGACGCTATGTGCGGGTGCTTAAGGAGGAAGTGGCCTCGGCCCAGATGCGCTACTACGAACCCATTCTGGACGATGTGCCGGGTGTTCAGTGTCAGGTGGATCCGGGTGAGTTGCGCGGCGTGCTGATCGGTGGCGAAGAGCGGATTCTCCACTTCGTGGTGTTCGTGCTGTCCTTCTCACGGCTGATGTACGTGGGTCTGGCCTTCCGCCCGCTGGATACCCAGACGTTTATCCAGCTCCATGACGAAGCCCTGCGTTACTTCGGTGGCCTGCCAGAGGAGTGCGTCTACGATCAGACCAAGCTGGTGGTGATCAACGAGCAGTACCGGGAACTGACGCTAAACCAACGGTTCCATGAGTATGCCACCACGGCCGGGTTCCGGATCCATGCCTGCGAAGGCTATGACCCGGAGAGCAAGGGCAAGGTGGAAGCTGGCGTGAAGTACGTCAAGCAGGATTGCCTCTACGGTGAAGTCTTCCGGGACCAGGAGCACGTGCGCCAGCACGTGCAGGACTGGCTTGAGAGCGTAGCCAATGTCCGCATCCACGGCACCACCGGAGAACCACCCCGGGAACGCTTCGAACGGGATGAGCGAGAACACCTGGAGGCTTACCTGTCACCAGCTTGCGTGCAATCTGTGGCCCACGAGACACGTCGAGCCGACAAGACCGGCCTGATCGCCTGGAAGGCCAACAAGTACTCTGTGCCCATGGCCTGGCAGCAGGCCCGGGTGGGCGTTCTGGAGTCCGGCGGCCAACTCCACATCAGCGACCTGAACACAGGGGAAGTCATTGCCAGCCATGCTCTGTGTGCCGATAAAGGCAAGGTAATCAAGAACACCCACCACTACCGGGATCATGCCCAGCGGGTGGCCACCCTTGAGGGTAAGATCAACGACCTGATCGGCAGTGACATCGGGCCACGGTTGTGCCAACAGCTCAAGCGTTCCGAGCCCAAGATCTACAAGGACCAGCTGGTGGCTGCCCGTGACCTGCTCAAGCGCCATGCGCCCGTGGATCCGGCATTAATTACGACGCTGGCAGAGCGTCCCGGCATGACCGCGACACGGCTGCAAAGTTATCTGGAAGCAGCCCAGGCCGCCGTTCTCCGGGAGCGACAGCCGGAACCGCTATCGGAACCAAAAGAAACACTGGATCTGAGCGCTTACCGCCATATTGGCCGCTCCAGTGGCCAGGGGGTGACCCATGAGCCAGCTTGA
- the istB gene encoding IS21-like element helper ATPase IstB, translating to MSQLEQTVARYRSLRLSAAADELTNLLAEAEANEMSYLSFADRLAEHELTQRQDKRIRRNRKMAAFPAEKRLEGFDYRHQTTITKRQVNALLDFQFIDERNNLVFIGPPGVGKTHLAIGIGHKAVEAGYRVLFRNALDLVEELELAEMKGELKKRVSQLAKYDLLVIDELGYLPMTRQARYNLFQLINSLYEYRSIILTTNKDFTSWGEFFHDDNVAVPIIDRVIHHSHIFMLGGESYRLKQKTTG from the coding sequence ATGAGCCAGCTTGAACAGACCGTGGCCCGTTACCGCAGCCTGCGCCTGAGCGCGGCCGCCGACGAACTGACCAACCTGCTGGCCGAGGCTGAAGCCAACGAGATGTCCTATCTCAGCTTCGCGGACCGGCTTGCCGAGCACGAACTGACCCAGCGCCAGGACAAACGCATCCGCCGGAACCGGAAAATGGCTGCGTTCCCAGCGGAGAAGCGCCTGGAGGGCTTCGACTACCGGCACCAGACCACCATTACCAAACGCCAGGTCAATGCCTTGCTGGACTTCCAGTTCATCGACGAGCGAAACAACCTGGTGTTCATCGGTCCGCCCGGTGTAGGCAAGACCCACCTGGCCATCGGCATTGGCCACAAAGCTGTGGAGGCCGGCTACCGGGTGCTGTTCCGCAACGCTCTCGATCTGGTGGAAGAACTAGAGCTGGCCGAGATGAAGGGTGAGCTGAAAAAGCGGGTCAGCCAACTGGCCAAGTACGACCTGCTGGTCATCGATGAACTGGGTTACCTGCCCATGACGCGGCAGGCCCGGTACAACCTGTTCCAGCTGATCAACAGCCTGTACGAATACCGGTCCATCATCCTCACCACCAACAAGGACTTCACCAGTTGGGGCGAGTTCTTCCACGACGACAACGTGGCGGTGCCGATCATTGATCGGGTCATCCACCATTCACACATCTTTATGCTGGGAGGAGAAAGCTATCGGCTGAAGCAGAAAACGACAGGCTAG